From Nitrosopumilus sp. b3, the proteins below share one genomic window:
- a CDS encoding thrombospondin type 3 repeat-containing protein, with product MKKQYILGFLLLLTSTIGMLPGGVYANEQIDTDGDGVPNSVDFCPHLLEDYDPQYGNNIDGCPADFVPWYDVDYDGIQDHIDSCPTVKETYNKFQDEDGCPDLSPDFGKVIADSDNDGYPDYMDSCPNQPETFNGIDDKDGCPDDASSLRDTDRDGISDSLDECPMKSETYNFYLDQDGCPDVVDDEFSVYNFPDTDGDGIDDRWDQCLNQPENYNGYLDWDGCSDVLGASSNGLIDSDYDSILDSVDACPLDRENFNNFQDEDGCPDEVEYSISGDTDGDGILNQFDVCPYNKETYNKFQDSDGCPDFVGDSASTYDSDGDGIVDNLDHCPNQPETYNGVLDSDGCPDNLNSTLDSDMDGIPNTLDACPLEPETYNFFKDGDGCPDTTTSIVSSYIFPDTDGDGIEDRWDSCIDEPENFNDYLDKDGCPDIPGFSKSALSDLDYDGIPDIFDQCPTIGERYNQFQDEDGCPDTLAYDSFGDSDRDGIPDNIDQCPQSRETYNHFQDSDGCPDLISDNKPTADSDGDGIVDNIDSCPNQPETFNGFQDKDGCPDNHHSTLDSDRDGIIDLSDACPLEPETYNHYQDEDGCPDATGSSVSSFAFPDTDGDGIDDRKDACIDEQENFNGYLDWDGCPDVLAAQSTTPTRVDSDGDGYHDGIDSCPTDPETWNKYNDHDGCPDIAPEQQRFVHDDDLDDIINDEDLCPLDPEDYDGDRDTDGCPDY from the coding sequence GACGGTTGCCCTGCTGATTTTGTTCCATGGTATGATGTTGATTATGATGGCATTCAAGATCATATAGATAGCTGCCCAACAGTAAAAGAAACTTACAACAAATTCCAAGATGAAGATGGCTGTCCTGATTTATCTCCTGATTTTGGAAAAGTGATAGCTGATTCTGATAATGATGGTTATCCAGATTATATGGATTCTTGTCCAAACCAACCTGAAACTTTTAATGGAATTGATGATAAAGACGGTTGCCCAGATGATGCTTCTAGTTTGAGAGATACTGATAGAGATGGTATTTCTGATTCATTAGATGAGTGTCCAATGAAATCTGAAACTTACAATTTTTACTTAGATCAAGACGGTTGCCCAGATGTTGTAGATGATGAGTTTTCAGTATATAATTTTCCAGATACTGACGGTGATGGAATAGATGATAGATGGGATCAATGCCTAAACCAACCAGAAAACTATAATGGTTATCTAGACTGGGATGGCTGCTCCGATGTACTTGGTGCATCATCTAATGGATTAATTGATTCTGATTATGATAGTATTCTTGACTCTGTAGATGCATGTCCGTTAGATCGTGAAAATTTCAATAACTTTCAAGATGAAGACGGATGTCCTGACGAAGTTGAATATTCCATTTCTGGTGATACAGATGGGGATGGAATTTTAAATCAATTTGATGTTTGTCCATATAACAAAGAAACTTACAATAAATTCCAAGACTCTGATGGTTGTCCTGACTTTGTTGGAGATAGTGCTTCTACCTATGATTCAGACGGTGATGGAATTGTTGACAATTTAGATCATTGTCCTAACCAACCTGAAACTTACAATGGAGTTCTGGATTCAGACGGTTGCCCAGATAACCTAAACTCTACTCTTGATTCTGATATGGATGGTATTCCAAATACTTTAGATGCTTGTCCACTAGAACCTGAAACGTACAATTTCTTCAAAGATGGTGATGGCTGCCCTGACACAACTACGTCTATTGTTTCATCCTATATTTTCCCAGATACTGATGGTGATGGAATTGAAGATAGATGGGATTCGTGTATTGATGAGCCTGAAAACTTTAATGATTATCTAGACAAAGACGGCTGCCCCGATATCCCAGGATTTTCAAAATCTGCATTATCTGATCTTGATTACGATGGAATACCTGACATATTTGATCAATGCCCAACAATTGGAGAAAGATATAATCAATTTCAAGATGAGGACGGTTGCCCTGATACTTTAGCTTATGATTCCTTTGGAGATTCTGATAGAGATGGAATACCTGATAACATTGATCAATGTCCTCAATCTAGAGAAACTTACAATCATTTCCAAGACTCAGACGGTTGCCCTGATTTAATTTCTGATAATAAACCAACAGCTGATTCAGATGGTGATGGAATTGTTGACAACATAGATTCTTGTCCTAACCAACCAGAAACCTTCAATGGATTCCAAGACAAAGACGGTTGCCCTGATAACCATCATTCCACTCTTGATTCTGATAGAGATGGAATTATTGATTTATCTGATGCATGTCCCCTAGAACCTGAAACATACAACCATTATCAAGATGAGGACGGTTGCCCTGATGCTACTGGTTCAAGTGTTTCATCGTTTGCCTTCCCAGATACTGATGGTGATGGAATAGATGATAGAAAAGACGCATGTATTGATGAGCAGGAGAACTTTAATGGATACTTGGACTGGGATGGATGTCCTGATGTTTTGGCTGCCCAATCAACAACTCCAACAAGAGTAGATTCAGACGGTGATGGATATCATGATGGAATTGATTCATGCCCAACTGACCCTGAAACATGGAACAAATACAATGATCATGATGGCTGTCCAGATATTGCTCCTGAACAACAGAGATTTGTCCATGATGATGATCTTGATGATATAATCAATGATGAAGACCTTTGTCCTCTAGATCCTGAGGATTATGATGGTGACAGAGATACAGATGGCTGCCCTGATTACTAA